A window of Patescibacteria group bacterium contains these coding sequences:
- the uvrA gene encoding excinuclease ABC subunit A has product MNDSIRIKGAREHNLKNISLDIPRNKLVTITGLSGSGKSSLAFDTIFAEGQRRYVESLSAYARQFLGQMEKPDVDEIEGLSPAISIDQKAHSSNPRSTVATITEIYDYLRVLYARIGVPHCVTCKKEIRKLTNEEMVDVVLKGAGVAEGTEGGKGSIKILAPMVRGRKGEYYQLLYDLYNSGFAKVRIDGKEYDLSKQIKLSRYQQHTIEVVVDTIALSLFAKDEKAARQRLADALVQAVERGEDVVTAIFPDGREQLLSAKFSCPDDGFSFPEIEPRLFSFNSPYGACPECHGLGTAELFSEELCGLCTGDRLRKEALHVWLPGGKADKAPGRKAAGMSIVDLTKLSIDQAHSYLSTLLLSEREKEISGAAMKEVLSRLTFMLDVGLHYLTLNRMAGTLSGGEAQRIRLASQVGSRLVGALYVLDEPTIGLHQRDNDRLIETLLQLRDAGNTVLVVEHDEDTIRASDYMIEIGPGAGVHGGEVVAAGPTPKIFEDKKSLTAAYLRGDEMVPVPEERRSPAKDVIKIRGASENNLKNVDVDLPLRRFVCITGVSGSGKSTLAYETMYKEIARRLYGTAHTPGKHKAVLGIEYIDKAILIDQGPIGRTPRSNPATYTGAWGPIRDLYAATEEARFRGYKPGRFSFNTPGGRCENCEGHGTIAIEMHFLPTVHVACEVCRGKRFDRETLEVQFKEKNIWDVLEMTVEEGAEFFKDISPIADKFDTLVEVGLGYLKIGQSATTLSGGEAQRVKLSSELCKRSTTRTLYLLDEPTTGLHFADVRKLLEVLHTLVKKGNTVVVIEHNLDVIKTADWIIDLGPEGGDKGGEVVATGTPEDIARNARSATGHYLKRLLK; this is encoded by the coding sequence ATGAACGATTCCATCCGCATCAAGGGCGCGCGCGAGCATAACCTCAAGAACATCTCGCTCGACATCCCGCGCAACAAGCTCGTGACCATCACGGGGCTTTCGGGCTCGGGGAAGTCTTCGCTCGCGTTCGACACCATCTTCGCCGAGGGGCAGCGCCGGTACGTCGAGTCCCTGTCCGCGTACGCCCGGCAGTTCCTGGGGCAGATGGAAAAGCCGGACGTGGACGAGATCGAAGGGCTGTCGCCGGCCATTTCCATCGACCAGAAGGCGCACTCCAGCAACCCGCGATCGACCGTGGCCACGATCACGGAAATCTACGACTACCTGCGCGTGCTGTACGCGCGCATCGGCGTGCCGCATTGCGTCACCTGCAAGAAGGAGATCCGGAAGCTGACCAATGAAGAGATGGTGGACGTGGTGCTGAAAGGGGCCGGAGTGGCCGAAGGGACCGAAGGGGGGAAGGGATCGATTAAGATTCTGGCCCCGATGGTCCGCGGGCGCAAGGGGGAGTACTACCAGCTGCTGTACGACCTCTACAACTCCGGGTTCGCCAAGGTGCGCATCGACGGCAAGGAATACGACTTGAGCAAGCAGATCAAGCTGTCGCGCTACCAGCAGCACACGATCGAAGTGGTGGTGGACACGATCGCGCTCTCGCTGTTCGCCAAGGACGAGAAGGCCGCGCGCCAACGCCTGGCTGACGCGCTGGTACAGGCCGTGGAGCGCGGCGAGGACGTGGTGACGGCGATCTTCCCGGACGGGCGCGAACAATTGCTTTCCGCCAAGTTCTCCTGCCCGGACGACGGGTTCTCGTTCCCCGAAATCGAGCCGCGCCTGTTCTCGTTCAACTCGCCCTACGGCGCCTGCCCCGAGTGCCACGGCCTGGGCACGGCCGAGCTGTTCAGCGAGGAGCTGTGCGGGTTGTGCACGGGCGACCGACTGAGAAAGGAGGCGCTGCACGTCTGGCTGCCGGGGGGCAAGGCGGACAAGGCCCCAGGCAGGAAGGCCGCAGGGATGTCGATTGTCGACCTCACGAAGCTCTCGATCGACCAAGCGCATTCGTACCTGTCGACGCTTCTGCTGTCGGAGCGCGAGAAGGAGATCTCGGGCGCGGCCATGAAGGAGGTGCTTTCGCGCCTCACCTTCATGCTCGACGTGGGGCTGCATTACCTTACGCTGAACCGCATGGCCGGAACGCTCTCGGGCGGCGAGGCGCAGCGCATCCGTCTCGCGAGCCAGGTCGGTTCGCGCCTCGTGGGCGCCTTGTACGTGCTCGACGAGCCCACGATCGGACTTCACCAGCGCGACAACGACCGCCTCATCGAGACGCTGCTGCAACTGCGCGACGCGGGCAACACCGTGCTTGTCGTCGAACATGACGAGGACACGATCCGCGCCAGCGACTACATGATCGAGATCGGGCCGGGAGCGGGCGTGCACGGCGGGGAAGTGGTGGCCGCCGGGCCCACGCCCAAGATCTTCGAGGACAAGAAGTCGCTCACGGCCGCCTATCTGCGCGGCGACGAGATGGTGCCGGTCCCCGAGGAGCGCCGCAGCCCGGCCAAGGACGTCATCAAGATACGCGGGGCCTCAGAGAACAACTTGAAGAACGTGGACGTGGACCTGCCGTTGCGTCGCTTCGTGTGCATCACGGGGGTATCCGGCTCGGGCAAATCCACGCTCGCGTACGAGACGATGTACAAGGAGATCGCGCGGCGCCTCTACGGCACGGCGCATACGCCCGGCAAGCACAAGGCCGTACTCGGCATCGAATACATCGACAAGGCGATCCTCATCGACCAGGGGCCGATTGGCCGCACGCCGCGCAGCAACCCGGCCACCTACACCGGAGCCTGGGGCCCCATCCGCGACCTGTACGCGGCCACCGAGGAGGCGCGCTTCCGCGGGTACAAGCCGGGGCGCTTCAGCTTCAACACGCCGGGCGGCCGGTGCGAGAACTGCGAGGGCCACGGCACGATCGCGATCGAGATGCATTTCCTCCCCACGGTGCACGTGGCGTGCGAGGTGTGCCGCGGCAAGCGGTTCGACCGCGAGACGCTCGAGGTGCAATTCAAGGAGAAGAACATCTGGGATGTCCTCGAGATGACGGTCGAGGAAGGCGCGGAGTTCTTCAAGGACATCTCGCCCATCGCGGACAAGTTCGACACCCTGGTCGAAGTCGGCCTCGGCTACCTCAAGATCGGCCAAAGCGCGACGACCTTGTCGGGCGGGGAAGCGCAGCGCGTGAAGCTGTCGAGCGAATTGTGCAAGCGCTCGACCACCCGCACGCTGTACTTGCTCGACGAGCCGACGACAGGACTGCACTTCGCGGACGTGCGGAAGCTGCTGGAGGTCCTCCATACGCTGGTCAAGAAGGGGAACACCGTGGTCGTCATCGAGCACAACCTCGACGTGATCAAGACCGCGGACTGGATCATCGACCTCGGCCCCGAGGGCGGCGACAAGGGCGGGGAGGTCGTGGCCACGGGCACGCCCGAGGACATCGCGCGCAACGCGAGGAGCGCCACCGGCCATTACCTCAAGCGGTTGCTGAAATGA
- the uvrB gene encoding excinuclease ABC subunit UvrB, with translation MKFKLKAPYIPAGDQPKAIEQLVAGLKSKDRFQTLLGVTGSGKTFTMANVIQQTQRPALVLAHNKTLAAQLCNEFREFFPENAVEYFVSYYDYYQPEAYLPRTDTYIEKEAMINDEIDRLRHAATSAILSRRDTIIVASVSCIYGLGSPTEYKKEVLHLKVGDPSTGSGQGSNREETMSRLVDMQFERTTADLKRGSYRVRGDVMEVMPMNEEIIYRISFEGDTASRIDELDPVTRSHKASRQDEWLFPAKHYVVPERTKERALTDMRRELDERLKELEAEGKPLEAERLKRRTRYDIEMIQNVGYCNGIENYSRHFDGRKAGEPPYTLLDYFPEDFLLFVDESHVTVPQVGGMYNGDQARKNTLIDHGFRLPSARDNRPLKWQEFEKKIGQAVFVSATPGLFEHKVSAQTVEQIIRPTGLVDPAVEVRPVSGKGGKDGKGGKGQVEDLIGEIVARAAKNERTLVTTLTKKMAEDLTEFLKEKDIKVQYLHSDVSTLDRITVLTDFRKGTYDVLVGVNLLREGLDLPEVTLVAILDADKEGFLRSETSLIQTIGRAARNVDGKVILYADQMTGSLKSAIRETDRRRKIQLAHNAEHGITPKTIQKKIKDIRAMLGADPDATVEKILDIEMVAEPHEIEAVIKEKEKQMKVAAKELDFETAAILRDEIVYLMRELKGKKASGGQGLRKS, from the coding sequence ATGAAATTCAAACTGAAGGCTCCGTATATACCTGCTGGCGACCAGCCGAAAGCCATCGAACAGTTGGTCGCAGGCTTGAAGTCCAAGGACCGCTTCCAGACGCTGCTTGGCGTCACCGGCTCGGGAAAGACGTTCACGATGGCCAACGTCATCCAACAGACGCAGCGGCCGGCGCTCGTGCTCGCGCATAACAAGACGCTGGCGGCGCAGCTGTGCAACGAGTTCCGGGAGTTCTTCCCGGAGAACGCGGTGGAGTATTTCGTGTCGTACTACGACTACTACCAGCCGGAGGCGTATCTGCCGCGCACCGACACGTACATCGAAAAGGAGGCGATGATCAACGACGAGATCGACCGCCTGCGCCACGCGGCAACGTCGGCCATCCTTTCCCGACGAGACACGATCATCGTGGCGTCCGTCTCCTGCATCTACGGCCTCGGCTCGCCCACCGAGTACAAGAAGGAGGTGCTGCATCTCAAGGTCGGCGACCCTTCGACAGGCTCAGGGCAGGGATCGAATCGCGAAGAGACGATGAGCCGGCTCGTGGACATGCAGTTCGAGCGCACCACGGCGGACTTGAAGCGCGGCAGCTACCGCGTGCGCGGCGACGTGATGGAGGTGATGCCCATGAACGAGGAGATCATCTACCGCATCTCCTTCGAGGGCGACACGGCTTCGCGCATCGACGAGCTCGACCCGGTGACGCGTTCGCACAAGGCGTCGCGCCAGGACGAATGGCTATTCCCGGCCAAGCACTACGTGGTCCCGGAACGGACCAAGGAACGCGCGCTTACGGACATGCGCCGCGAGCTCGACGAACGGCTCAAGGAACTGGAGGCCGAAGGGAAGCCGCTTGAGGCCGAACGCCTCAAGCGCCGCACGCGCTATGACATCGAGATGATCCAGAACGTGGGGTACTGCAACGGCATCGAGAACTATTCGCGCCATTTCGACGGACGCAAGGCCGGGGAGCCGCCGTACACCCTGCTCGATTACTTCCCGGAAGATTTCCTGCTATTCGTGGACGAGTCGCATGTCACGGTCCCGCAAGTGGGCGGGATGTATAACGGCGACCAGGCGCGCAAGAACACGCTCATCGACCACGGGTTCCGCCTCCCGAGCGCGCGCGACAACCGCCCGCTCAAATGGCAGGAATTCGAAAAGAAGATCGGCCAGGCCGTGTTCGTCTCGGCCACGCCGGGCCTGTTCGAGCACAAGGTGTCGGCGCAGACGGTCGAACAGATCATCCGTCCGACCGGGCTGGTTGACCCGGCCGTGGAAGTGCGGCCGGTTTCCGGAAAGGGTGGAAAAGACGGAAAGGGCGGAAAGGGGCAGGTCGAAGACCTGATAGGCGAGATCGTCGCGCGGGCGGCCAAGAACGAGCGCACGCTGGTCACCACGCTCACCAAGAAGATGGCCGAGGACCTCACGGAGTTCCTGAAGGAGAAGGACATCAAGGTGCAATACCTCCACTCCGACGTGAGCACGCTCGACCGCATCACGGTCCTTACGGATTTCCGCAAGGGCACCTACGACGTGCTGGTGGGCGTGAACCTGCTGCGCGAAGGGCTCGACCTGCCGGAAGTCACGCTCGTCGCCATCCTCGACGCGGACAAGGAAGGGTTCCTGCGCTCCGAGACGTCGCTCATCCAAACGATCGGCCGCGCGGCGCGCAACGTGGACGGCAAGGTGATCCTCTACGCCGACCAGATGACCGGCTCGCTCAAGAGCGCCATCCGCGAGACCGACCGCCGCCGCAAGATCCAGCTCGCGCACAACGCGGAGCACGGCATCACCCCCAAGACGATTCAAAAGAAGATCAAGGACATCCGCGCCATGCTCGGCGCCGATCCGGATGCGACGGTCGAGAAGATCCTCGACATCGAGATGGTAGCCGAGCCGCATGAGATCGAGGCCGTCATCAAGGAGAAAGAGAAACAAATGAAGGTCGCGGCCAAGGAGCTCGACTTCGAGACCGCCGCCATCCTGCGCGACGAAATCGTGTATCTGATGAGAGAACTGAAAGGCAAGAAGGCCTCAGGCGGACAAGGCCTCAGGAAATCCTAA
- the rsmH gene encoding 16S rRNA (cytosine(1402)-N(4))-methyltransferase RsmH → MSEIVHVPVMLTEVLQALDPKPGEDFLDGTVGQGGHSVAILQRTAPLGRVLAIDRDPRNLEVAKERLKPFGNRVIAVQGNYADAAEVARAHAMVGRFSGILLDLGFSSAHIEDASRGFSFIHDGPLDMRYDPGAELTAAAVVNGWREEELAEMLRLYGEEPNARRIAKAIVAARREERILTTGRLAEIVGTVVRRTGRIHPATRTFQALRIAVNDELGGLARALPELVGLLPPGGRIAVISFHSLEDRIVKRFFKAQDGKGLRLITKRPIPASDEEARRNPRARSAKLRVAEKT, encoded by the coding sequence ATGAGCGAAATCGTGCATGTTCCAGTGATGTTGACCGAAGTCCTCCAAGCCTTAGATCCGAAACCAGGCGAGGACTTCCTTGATGGAACCGTGGGGCAGGGTGGCCATAGCGTTGCCATCCTTCAGAGAACCGCACCCCTGGGAAGGGTGCTCGCGATCGATCGGGACCCGCGCAACCTGGAGGTTGCCAAGGAACGGCTCAAGCCGTTCGGGAACCGGGTGATCGCCGTGCAAGGGAATTACGCGGACGCGGCCGAGGTGGCCCGTGCGCATGCAATGGTTGGGAGATTTTCCGGGATCCTTCTGGATCTTGGGTTTTCGTCTGCGCACATCGAGGATGCGTCGCGCGGATTCTCGTTCATCCACGACGGGCCGCTCGACATGCGTTACGACCCGGGGGCTGAGCTCACCGCCGCGGCGGTGGTGAACGGATGGAGAGAGGAGGAACTTGCCGAGATGCTCCGGCTTTACGGAGAAGAGCCGAACGCGCGACGGATCGCGAAGGCGATCGTCGCGGCAAGACGGGAAGAGCGGATCCTCACGACCGGCCGCCTGGCCGAGATCGTGGGAACGGTCGTGCGGCGCACGGGGCGGATCCATCCGGCCACGCGCACGTTCCAGGCGTTGCGCATCGCAGTGAACGACGAGTTGGGCGGGCTCGCGCGCGCATTGCCGGAGCTCGTAGGATTATTGCCCCCCGGCGGCCGCATCGCGGTCATTTCGTTCCACTCGCTCGAGGATCGCATCGTGAAACGGTTTTTCAAGGCACAGGACGGGAAGGGCCTCCGTCTCATCACCAAACGGCCCATCCCCGCTTCCGACGAGGAAGCACGAAGAAACCCGCGCGCCCGCAGCGCCAAGCTGCGCGTCGCGGAAAAGACCTGA
- a CDS encoding type IV secretory system conjugative DNA transfer family protein yields MFQFGLETDVPPSFVDTSAANDAIAQYGWVAAVGVGILSFAGLVLLLIRRRIRARRGGFDHVVLSVSLPKFRHEEESTRTGTKEQLIEAVAAAETMFSAIGGLKPRHGFFTWLKGNHEEMSFEIVSHEKLIRFYVAAPRHLQAFVEQTFSASYHDAHVEEVEDYNIFAPTGVILGAHLALRRDSVFPIKTYRGQDKDPLSAITNAIAKIPEGSGAAFQFVVRSAPGGWRRAGVRIAKNMQQGMTLEEAIKGKRKGEGSSVAQLSGFASAKEGQEPPREHKLSPQEEQLVKGLEEKASKAGMEANIRLMVSGPDAQSAQSTLSNMLNAFSPFNIYEYGNSFEKRVPRSKTKIVRQFIARAFDEKARIVLNAEEMATLWHMPTPWTETPNIQWLGARAGAVPSNVPTGPQDGGVLEMGYNVYRGVKTPVWIKEADRQRHMYVMGKSGAGKTQLIASLAVQDIKAGRGVAVVDPHGDLIEHLLANIPKERVDDVVHFCPSDTDRPMGLNMLECKDPSQKDMAVQEMIAIFYKLFPPEMIGPMFEHHMRNAMLTLMSDPEQAGSIIEIPRMFSDVDFQNKWRAKITDPVVMSYWVNEVDKTSDFHKSEMLGYLISKVGRFVENEMMRNIIGQQESSFDFREVMDEGKILLVNLSKGKTGDVNAELLGLIIVSKLQMAALARADMPESERRDFYLYIDEFQNFITDSIATILSEARKYRLDLIIAHQYVGQLVKDNDTKIKDAVFGNAGTMMVGRIGPEDVEIFEKIYAPDFSGYDMQNSDKFTWYTKMIVDNASVKPFTMGFTPAPKGNVELAEAIKELSRLKYGRDKRLVEAEILERTSIAAAAPIQSDVGGK; encoded by the coding sequence ATGTTCCAGTTCGGCCTCGAAACGGACGTTCCCCCGTCCTTCGTCGACACGTCGGCGGCAAACGACGCCATCGCCCAGTACGGGTGGGTGGCGGCGGTTGGCGTCGGCATCCTGTCGTTCGCCGGGCTCGTCCTCCTGCTCATCCGCCGTCGGATCCGCGCCCGCCGCGGCGGGTTCGACCACGTGGTGCTGTCCGTGAGCCTCCCGAAGTTCCGGCACGAGGAGGAGAGCACGCGCACGGGCACCAAGGAGCAGCTCATCGAGGCCGTGGCCGCGGCGGAAACGATGTTCTCCGCGATCGGCGGGCTCAAGCCCCGTCACGGGTTCTTCACCTGGCTCAAAGGGAACCATGAGGAGATGTCCTTCGAGATCGTGAGCCATGAGAAGCTCATCCGGTTCTATGTGGCCGCTCCCCGCCACCTGCAGGCGTTCGTCGAGCAGACCTTTTCCGCCAGCTATCACGACGCGCACGTGGAAGAAGTCGAGGACTATAACATCTTCGCGCCTACCGGCGTCATCCTTGGCGCGCACCTCGCGCTGCGCCGCGACAGCGTGTTCCCGATCAAGACGTACCGCGGCCAGGACAAGGATCCGCTCTCCGCCATCACCAACGCGATCGCCAAGATCCCCGAGGGGAGCGGGGCCGCGTTCCAGTTCGTCGTCCGCTCCGCCCCGGGCGGCTGGCGCAGGGCCGGCGTGCGCATCGCGAAGAACATGCAGCAGGGGATGACGCTTGAGGAGGCGATCAAGGGCAAGCGCAAGGGCGAAGGGAGCAGCGTCGCGCAGCTCTCCGGATTCGCGTCCGCGAAGGAAGGGCAGGAGCCGCCCAGGGAGCACAAGCTGTCGCCGCAGGAAGAGCAATTGGTGAAGGGGCTCGAGGAAAAGGCGAGCAAGGCCGGGATGGAGGCCAACATCCGCCTCATGGTAAGCGGACCGGACGCGCAGAGCGCGCAGTCGACGCTGTCCAACATGTTGAACGCCTTTTCGCCGTTCAACATCTACGAGTACGGCAATTCCTTCGAGAAGCGCGTGCCCCGGTCGAAGACGAAGATCGTGCGCCAGTTCATCGCGCGCGCGTTCGACGAGAAGGCGAGGATCGTGCTCAACGCCGAGGAGATGGCCACGCTCTGGCACATGCCCACGCCCTGGACCGAGACCCCCAACATCCAGTGGCTCGGGGCGCGCGCCGGCGCCGTGCCAAGCAACGTGCCCACCGGTCCGCAGGACGGCGGCGTGCTCGAGATGGGATATAACGTGTACCGCGGGGTGAAGACCCCGGTGTGGATCAAGGAGGCCGACCGCCAGCGCCACATGTACGTCATGGGCAAGTCCGGCGCGGGAAAGACCCAGCTGATCGCCTCGCTCGCCGTCCAGGACATCAAGGCCGGCCGCGGCGTGGCCGTGGTGGACCCGCACGGCGACCTCATCGAGCATCTCCTCGCGAACATCCCCAAGGAGCGCGTGGACGACGTCGTGCATTTCTGCCCGTCGGACACGGACCGGCCCATGGGGCTCAACATGCTCGAATGCAAGGATCCGAGCCAGAAGGACATGGCCGTGCAGGAGATGATCGCCATCTTCTACAAGCTGTTCCCGCCGGAGATGATCGGGCCCATGTTCGAGCACCACATGCGCAACGCGATGCTCACCCTCATGTCCGATCCGGAGCAGGCGGGGAGCATCATCGAGATTCCGCGCATGTTCTCGGACGTGGATTTCCAGAACAAGTGGCGGGCGAAGATCACGGACCCGGTGGTGATGTCCTACTGGGTGAACGAGGTGGACAAGACGAGCGACTTCCACAAGTCCGAGATGCTCGGATACCTCATTTCCAAGGTGGGCCGGTTCGTGGAGAACGAGATGATGCGCAACATCATCGGCCAGCAGGAGTCGAGCTTCGATTTCCGCGAGGTGATGGATGAGGGGAAGATCCTGCTCGTGAACCTGTCGAAGGGGAAGACTGGCGACGTCAACGCGGAGCTCTTGGGCCTCATCATCGTGTCCAAGCTCCAGATGGCCGCGCTCGCCCGCGCCGACATGCCGGAGAGCGAACGTCGCGATTTCTACCTCTACATCGACGAGTTCCAGAATTTCATCACGGATTCGATCGCCACCATCCTGTCGGAGGCGCGCAAGTACCGGCTCGACCTCATCATCGCCCACCAATATGTCGGACAGCTGGTGAAGGACAACGACACGAAGATCAAGGACGCCGTGTTCGGCAACGCCGGCACCATGATGGTGGGCCGCATCGGTCCCGAGGACGTGGAGATCTTCGAGAAGATCTACGCGCCGGACTTTTCCGGGTACGACATGCAGAACAGCGACAAGTTCACCTGGTATACCAAGATGATCGTGGATAACGCTTCGGTGAAGCCGTTCACGATGGGCTTCACCCCCGCGCCCAAGGGAAACGTCGAGCTTGCCGAGGCGATCAAGGAGCTCTCACGCCTCAAGTACGGCCGCGACAAGCGTCTCGTGGAGGCGGAAATCCTGGAACGCACGTCTATCGCCGCCGCCGCGCCCATCCAGTCGGACGTGGGAGGGAAATAA
- a CDS encoding DoxX family protein → MMYGYFMAGGLGMLALRLALAAIFIVHGLPKIQKPEGMATAMKWSKTQVQVLGIAELVGGLAVGTGIAMSLGALVLAAVMVGAIYYKTQVWKTPFTAHDKMGWEFDLILLAAALAVWSSSGWGWGMMGRWY, encoded by the coding sequence ATGATGTACGGATACTTCATGGCCGGCGGCCTGGGCATGCTCGCCTTGCGCCTTGCCCTTGCCGCGATCTTCATCGTCCACGGCCTCCCCAAGATCCAAAAGCCCGAGGGCATGGCAACGGCGATGAAATGGTCGAAAACGCAGGTGCAGGTGCTGGGCATCGCGGAGCTCGTGGGCGGATTGGCCGTTGGCACGGGGATTGCCATGAGCCTTGGCGCGCTCGTGCTCGCGGCGGTCATGGTGGGCGCGATCTACTACAAGACCCAGGTGTGGAAGACGCCGTTCACGGCGCACGACAAGATGGGCTGGGAGTTCGACCTCATCCTGCTCGCCGCGGCGCTCGCGGTGTGGTCCTCTTCCGGTTGGGGCTGGGGGATGATGGGCCGCTGGTACTAG
- a CDS encoding cysteine--tRNA ligase encodes MIRLYNTLTRKVEEFKPIQEGNVGIYACGPTVYWFAHVGNLRTYVFVDVLRRALSMAGLKTKLVMNVTDVGHLTDDADLGEDKMLLAMRREGKTAYDIARFYEAAFMKDLARLNVLPADAYPRATDNIPEQIDMIRRLEKNGYAYVTSDGVYFETSKLPDYGRLSGQKAEDKKAGARVDMGEKRNSTDFALWKFSPTDGKREMEWESPWGKGFPGWHIECSAMSKKFLGVPFDIHTGGIDHVPVHHENELAQTQGADGVLEANVWMHGEFLTVDGGKMSKSLGNLFTLEELVTRGFDPLAFRYFCLGAHYRTKLNFTWEALTAAQNALKRLRDTVRGWDEPGTVGCADHERAFWKAIEDDLNTPEALAALWNMVEDASLPSAAKAKSLAVFDSVFGLGLVDLVGKAIEVPDDVHMLVQAREAARKAKDWKESDRLRDEIAVRGFAVEDGANGPVIKTS; translated from the coding sequence ATGATCCGGCTCTACAACACGCTCACACGCAAGGTCGAGGAATTCAAGCCCATCCAGGAAGGGAATGTCGGCATCTATGCCTGCGGCCCCACCGTGTATTGGTTCGCGCATGTGGGAAATTTGCGCACATACGTGTTCGTGGACGTGCTGCGACGTGCCCTGTCGATGGCCGGCCTGAAGACGAAGCTCGTCATGAACGTCACCGACGTGGGCCATCTCACGGATGACGCCGACCTGGGCGAGGACAAGATGCTGCTCGCGATGCGTCGCGAGGGGAAGACCGCCTACGACATCGCCCGGTTCTACGAGGCGGCGTTCATGAAGGACCTGGCGCGGTTGAACGTCCTGCCGGCGGATGCGTATCCGCGGGCCACCGACAACATTCCGGAGCAGATCGACATGATCCGTCGACTGGAGAAGAACGGGTACGCGTACGTCACGTCCGACGGCGTGTATTTCGAAACGTCGAAGCTCCCGGATTACGGCCGGCTGTCCGGTCAGAAAGCGGAAGACAAGAAGGCGGGCGCGCGCGTGGACATGGGCGAAAAGCGGAATTCGACGGACTTCGCCCTGTGGAAGTTCTCGCCGACGGACGGGAAACGCGAAATGGAGTGGGAATCTCCCTGGGGAAAAGGGTTCCCGGGCTGGCACATCGAGTGCTCCGCGATGTCCAAGAAGTTTCTCGGCGTCCCGTTCGACATCCACACCGGCGGCATCGACCATGTGCCGGTGCACCACGAGAACGAGCTCGCGCAGACGCAAGGGGCCGACGGCGTCCTCGAGGCCAACGTCTGGATGCACGGCGAGTTCCTCACGGTCGACGGCGGCAAGATGAGCAAGTCGCTCGGCAACCTGTTCACGCTCGAGGAATTGGTCACCCGCGGATTCGATCCGCTCGCCTTCCGCTATTTCTGCCTGGGCGCCCATTACCGGACGAAGCTGAATTTCACCTGGGAAGCGCTCACGGCGGCGCAGAATGCGCTCAAGCGCCTGCGCGACACGGTCCGAGGTTGGGATGAGCCTGGCACGGTCGGATGTGCCGATCACGAGCGTGCGTTCTGGAAGGCGATCGAAGACGACCTGAACACGCCGGAAGCGCTGGCAGCCCTGTGGAACATGGTCGAGGACGCGTCGCTCCCGAGCGCGGCGAAGGCCAAGTCGCTCGCCGTGTTCGACTCGGTATTCGGGTTGGGACTCGTCGATCTCGTCGGAAAGGCGATCGAAGTCCCGGACGACGTCCATATGCTGGTGCAGGCCCGCGAAGCGGCGCGGAAGGCAAAGGATTGGAAGGAATCCGACCGGCTGCGCGACGAGATCGCCGTTCGAGGGTTTGCCGTCGAAGACGGCGCGAACGGACCCGTCATCAAGACTTCCTAA
- the mraZ gene encoding transcriptional regulator MraZ, with amino-acid sequence MFIGEYKHTIDEKGRLAIPVKFRQDLARGAVVTRGLDASLFLFPKEEWDKLAEKLAGLPLGQSNSRAFARLMLAGAMDVDVDKQGRLVVPEYLRKYAGIAKNVVVAGLYNRLELWDTERWEAYKVQTEAEAGNIAEKLGELGV; translated from the coding sequence ATGTTCATTGGTGAGTACAAACACACCATCGACGAGAAGGGACGCCTGGCGATCCCGGTGAAGTTTCGCCAAGACCTCGCGAGAGGGGCTGTGGTTACGCGAGGTCTTGACGCTTCGCTGTTCCTGTTCCCCAAGGAGGAGTGGGACAAGCTTGCCGAAAAGCTGGCAGGTTTGCCCCTGGGGCAGTCCAATTCGCGCGCATTCGCCCGGCTCATGCTTGCGGGGGCAATGGACGTGGACGTGGACAAGCAGGGACGGCTCGTGGTTCCGGAATATCTTCGGAAGTACGCCGGAATAGCCAAGAACGTGGTGGTCGCGGGCCTCTATAACCGCCTGGAGCTCTGGGATACGGAGCGCTGGGAGGCCTACAAGGTCCAGACCGAAGCGGAAGCAGGGAACATCGCAGAGAAGCTCGGGGAGCTGGGCGTGTAG
- a CDS encoding sigma-70 family RNA polymerase sigma factor: MDRRAFDRFYCANIDRIYRYVRLRVPDEPTAEDLTSEIFLKALAAFDRYDEAVSRSAWIYRIAHNHLANWYRDRRMHVDLDDVCDLLVGQDGRGLEQRTDDQRLVARAFSALEPEERRLVTLKYLEGYGYADMAELLGRPATSLKMATHRVIKKLRGLL, from the coding sequence ATGGATCGCAGGGCATTTGACCGCTTCTATTGCGCGAACATCGATCGTATCTACCGATACGTCCGTTTGCGCGTCCCGGACGAGCCGACCGCCGAGGACCTGACGAGCGAGATCTTCCTGAAGGCGCTCGCGGCGTTCGACCGCTACGACGAGGCCGTGTCCCGCTCGGCCTGGATCTACCGCATCGCGCATAACCACCTCGCCAACTGGTACCGCGACCGGCGCATGCATGTGGACCTCGATGACGTCTGCGACCTGCTCGTGGGACAGGACGGTCGCGGCCTGGAGCAGCGGACCGACGACCAGCGGCTGGTGGCCAGGGCCTTTTCGGCGCTGGAACCCGAGGAACGACGCCTTGTTACGCTCAAGTACCTTGAGGGGTATGGATACGCGGACATGGCCGAATTGCTCGGCCGGCCCGCGACGTCGCTCAAGATGGCCACGCATCGCGTGATCAAGAAACTCCGCGGATTGCTGTGA